From the Trifolium pratense cultivar HEN17-A07 linkage group LG4, ARS_RC_1.1, whole genome shotgun sequence genome, the window TACGGGACCAATTGTGCCTACGTCTCCAACAgttataataaaatagaaagaatatGCAAACTTATTTCAAGAACATATACATGTAATGTAACTAAGATAATGCATAGAAGACAAACCTGTCCTCTCAGCTCGGCATAAAAGACTTCTCCAAAACCACCTTCACCAATTTTATTATCCTCACTGAAGTTATTTGTAGCAACGGATAGTTCTTCGTATGAAAACTCTAGTGAGTTTTCCACTATAATGCCTGTGATGTGAGTACCAGTTTGATCTGAGTTCATGTTTGGATCATccaagatcaaattttttttcttccatgcCTTTTCCTTTAggtaatatttaatataaacaCAAATTGACAATAATAAAAGTCCTGCTAGTACTCCAACAGATATTCCAACAATAGCCACAATTCCTATAAATTGAGATGAAAATAGCATTGGCATTATAATTTTGAGGATATCTTTACTTTGGGATTGATATTGATATCAAATTTCAGTGAAGACAATAATCAAATATCTTTCTGAGGGAGTTTGAAGATCATACCTATTGTGCTGCAAGGGAAAATGAAAACTTATTATAATGTACTTTTTTCagataaggaaaaaaataacgAAACTTTATGTAAGTTAATATGGACAATAAGGTTAGAATTTATACCTCGAGTGAAGGGGCATATAGCTTCCATTTTGATCTGTAAAGTGAAAGGACAAAAATTTTGAGGCAAGTATTTCAAGATTCACAGTGAGTAGAAACAAATTTAGATGATGCAGCTTCATTCTATATTATAGGCTTAAATCATAATGCTCATTAGTTAAGCTTTGCTAAAGATTCAGCAGATACCATCCCATTCTGTTAGAATCGCAAACAATAGGCAAACGATGTTTGGTAACGAAGTTCAGCCAATTGTGTCTGCATATTCGACTGCAGACCAATTGTAGTTCCATTTATTAGACTTTACAGTCTCACTCGCTCGGCTCGTTCATCCCTACCCACTTGTCAGTACCTATGAGCCTTATCCAACAAGTCCAGATTACAAGTTTATTCCTCCTAGTTGTAATCTAAAACGAATTGACCAAACCCAAAGGGCCCCTCCACTCACTCCACTATGCTATATGCTACGCTCAAGCGTTTTGTCCACTTATCAGCAAATATGAGCACATACTAAcaatgaagcacagacacttcTCATATTAGTTGTGTCCCGGGTtcggacacgtgtcggtgtccaaCACCGTCACGACACCGACactatgattacattgaattatgttaatttttcaaattattattggcgTCGACATGTTAGTGTCGGTGCATCATATACTAAACACATTCAGTCCTAGAAATACTTATTGGCAAAATCTAAAATCAGCTATCAAGATATCCAACAATGAGTACTGTTTCATAAACCAACATCAGATTAAATTACAAAAGTCGTATTATAAGTTCATACAAAAAGATCAAAACAATAGCagcaaaataaaaatctaaccTTTCCCTGGAATAAAAACAAGACCACTTCCTTGGCTGAAATTCACACCAGGGTTATACCTCTGCAACAAATCAGCCGCAATCTCGGTATCCTTTGCAATAGACTCCAAAGTATCCTCACTTCTAAGTGGATATGTGATAAACAAACCATAATCCTTAGAAACCTTTCTGTTCCCACAAGAACAATTAACAGAAACATTAATCATTCCAAAATCAGGAATATTTGTTGGTCTATAAATGTTGAAGTTTTGCAGCCACACATCAGTTGTCAAATTGGAAAAATCATCTTCTGCAACTGATGTATATGTTTCACCTGGCTGAAACTGATATACAAAAGTATGAGCAAGAAACTCTCCATTGATACAATCACAAGGGAAAGGAACATTGACTCTTTTGCTTTTGCTTTTGTTGTTGGTGATGATGATGTCTTGTGGTTTTCTAAGAACATTAGATTTCATAATGTTTGAAATATATGTGAGGTTGACATCATTAGTTAAGGTGTAAGAAGCTAGAGCTAAGTTACAACCTTTGTTACACTTTGATTCTGTTATGAATGATGTTGAAGATAGTAACAAGAAGGAAAGTGAGAAGATGAATCTCAGTTCCATTGGATTGAGGGAAAGGAAAGTTTGAGGATGGgaaaaagaagatgaaagaaGAAAATGGATGTGTTTGTATTATTGTTAGATTAAGCCACCAAATTAAGAGTACTATTTTTGTAGAATACTCGCTtaattgcagagactaatcttTCGATCCTTGTGATATTCAAATGCGTGACAAAGTCTtcctaaaaattttaaatattttttctcgACAGGGACAAGGGAAGGGGTATAACTCAGCGGTAGAGTGTCACCTTGACCT encodes:
- the LOC123921406 gene encoding lysM domain receptor-like kinase 3 isoform X1; its protein translation is MELRFIFSLSFLLLSSTSFITESKCNKGCNLALASYTLTNDVNLTYISNIMKSNVLRKPQDIIITNNKSKSKRVNVPFPCDCINGEFLAHTFVYQFQPGETYTSVAEDDFSNLTTDVWLQNFNIYRPTNIPDFGMINVSVNCSCGNRKVSKDYGLFITYPLRSEDTLESIAKDTEIAADLLQRYNPGVNFSQGSGLVFIPGKDQNGSYMPLHSSTIGIVAIVGISVGVLAGLLLLSICVYIKYYLKEKAWKKKNLILDDPNMNSDQTGTHITGIIVENSLEFSYEELSVATNNFSEDNKIGEGGFGEVFYAELRGQIAAVKKMKMKASKEFYAELKVLTRVHHLNLVRLIGYCVEGFLFLVYEYIDNGNLSQNLRDLEREPLPWSTRMQIALDSARGLEYIHEHTVRVYIHRDIKSENILLDKNFRAKVADFGLSKLADVENSTSSAIVAEGTFGYMPPENAYGHISRKIDVYAFGVVLYELISAKAAVIKIDKNEFKSLEIRTNESVDEYKSLVALFDEVIDDEEGLRKLVDPRLGDNYSIDSIKKMTQLAKTCTNRDPKQRPRMRAVMVSLMKLNSSIDDRSMIVSEALSPTMEHDD
- the LOC123921406 gene encoding lysM domain receptor-like kinase 3 isoform X2, with the translated sequence MELRFIFSLSFLLLSSTSFITESKCNKGCNLALASYTLTNDVNLTYISNIMKSNVLRKPQDIIITNNKSKSKRVNVPFPCDCINGEFLAHTFVYQFQPGETYTSVAEDDFSNLTTDVWLQNFNIYRPTNIPDFGMINVSVNCSCGNRKVSKDYGLFITYPLRSEDTLESIAKDTEIAADLLQRYNPGVNFSQGSGLVFIPGKDQNGSYMPLHSSTIGIVAIVGISVGVLAGLLLLSICVYIKYYLKEKAWKKKNLILDDPNMNSDQTGTHITGIIVENSLEFSYEELSVATNNFSEDNKIGEGGFGEVFYAELRGQIAAVKKMKMKASKEFYAELKVLTRVHHLNLVRLIGYCVEGFLFLVYEYIDNGNLSQNLRDLEREPLPWSTRMQIALDSARGLEYIHEHTVRVYIHRDIKSENILLDKNFRAKVADFGLSKLADVENSTSSAIVAEGTFGYMPPEYAHGGIALSTKIDVYAFGVVLYELISANQAVINDGPEVKGLVALFDEVFDHEPNPTEALKNLVDPRLGDNYSIDSVYNIAKLAKACTMKDPQLRPSMRSVVVALMTLTSTTEDWNISSIFENPAFVNLMSGK